A genome region from Brassica oleracea var. oleracea cultivar TO1000 chromosome C2, BOL, whole genome shotgun sequence includes the following:
- the LOC106324400 gene encoding uncharacterized protein LOC106324400 codes for MAHRYSRSEKGKWTADSSRADRRRPIRIPHNDNSALIEENKLTLIGRVTNPAIQKTQWVVDWLLQYWKVEGELTGRELGPELFQIRFTSEEALQIVLRKGPYHCKRWMILLQWWEPVVSNSFPRMIAFWIRIHDLPLHFWTLEALTTIGEELGPILDKDVDHARIKVLIDGLKKLEMCLPLELLSGDEIYVTLEYEKLEKHCFICYSLYHEKESCPLNRDKTTKLDVSQGISQQNTLRKLEDHRRRHDRRSISLSSRDRGLEYREHIINF; via the coding sequence ATGGCTCATAGATACTCAAGATCTGAGAAAGGAAAATGGACGGCAGATTCATCCAGAGCTGACCGCCGCCGGCCGATACGCATCCCGCACAACGATAACTCAGCGCTCATTGAAGAAAATAAACTCACACTCATAGGGCGAGTGACAAACCCGGCCATCCAGAAGACTCAATGGGTTGTAGACTGGCTTCTACAGTACTGGAAGGTTGAAGGGGAGCTTACTGGAAGAGAATTAGGTCCAGAACTCTTCCAAATCCGCTTCACCTCCGAGGAAGCTCTCCAAATAGTACTTAGGAAGGGACCTTACCACTGCAAAAGATGGATGATCCTCCTACAATGGTGGGAACCGGTGGTTTCAAACTCCTTCCCCAGAATGATTGCCTTCTGGATAAGAATCCACGACCTGCCGCTTCACTTCTGGACACTTGAAGCTCTAACAACTATAGGAGAGGAACTAGGACCGATCCTAGACAAAGACGTGGACCACGCGAGAATTAAAGTCCTCATTGATGGACTAAAGAAGCTGGAAATGTGCCTTCCCCTTGAACTCCTATCAGGAGATGAGATTTATGTTACTCTAGAATATGAAAAACTAGAGAAACATTGCTTCATCTGCTACTCTCTCTATCATGAGAAGGAATCTTGCCCTCTTAATAGGGATAAAACTACCAAGCTGGATGTCTCACAAGGTATAAGCCAGCAAAACACTCTTAGAAAGCTTGAAGACCATCGACGGAGACATGACAGAAGATCCATCTCTCTGAGCTCAAGAGATAGAGGACTGGAATACAGAGAACATATAATCAACTTTTGA
- the LOC106326585 gene encoding glu S.griseus protease inhibitor-like has product MSFICSGKTSWPELVGTKGDYAASVIERENPGVTAAVIVVRSPVPFEYNIRCNRVLVWVDKKVDGTVVVVPIVG; this is encoded by the exons ATGTCGTTTATATGTTCTG GGAAGACCTCATGGCCGGAGCTTGTGGGAACAAAGGGAGACTATGCGGCTTCTGTGATCGAACGTGAGAACCCCGGAGTCACAGCAGCCGTGATTGTAGTTCGATCTCCGGTGCCTTTTGAGTATAACATCAGGTGCAACCGGGTTTTGGTCTGGGTTGATAAAAAAGTTGATGGTACCGTCGTCGTAGTCCCTATCGTCGGTTAG